A DNA window from Helianthus annuus cultivar XRQ/B chromosome 15, HanXRQr2.0-SUNRISE, whole genome shotgun sequence contains the following coding sequences:
- the LOC110933664 gene encoding trithorax group protein osa-like, with product MARKVVDGGDMVEEGGGHEGGEEKREWKFTIMPPRLRGRGKGPMRGGPSSAGPSHRRTPSASFSTSDSRDMWGQPFEPARHSVSLSSSPSFHSSFGPFAPNEPEHSHHLDQSHHSHESYPPHNSLQSHSFHHSESPYSPRQFNPADYVNDFLGYNPLGPEDHFSQEMEMDDDPDPEMQTGTPGHPISISSGSPFQGSPYHGPDSFQERIATYDWFFTPSYHSSLAQPPLDDPQLQAVSPPPLPVEEPPQQPPQPPPEPPRRRRNARMSVRGGPRFSSPRGLSSYPPIPEDPQMGGPSNAAPEADPPQASYAPPMPPVGFDNPIPTYPGSSGYNPYGDPSGYPLGYGTHDPYLTAAQYHHLYPSSYPPMHPTDYPIQGYQYPPYQPPPSQQLQQQQQNQEILERLDKVEQKTKKNKERHISFMKGLANLIKGKKK from the coding sequence GAAGTTTACCATCATGCCTCCGAGACTAAGAGGACGTGGCAAGGGTCCCATGCGTGGAGGACCGTCATCTGCAGGACCATCTCACAGACGCACTCCATCGGCGTCTTTTTCCACCTCCGACTCCCGCGATATGTGGGGTCAACCCTTCGAGCCGGCAAGACACTCAGTCTCGCTCAGCTCTTCGCCATCCTTTCATTCGTCTTTCGGACCATTTGCTCCAAATGAGCCCGAACACTCTCACCATTTGGACCAATCTCACCATTCGCATGAATCATACCCACCGCATAACTCTTTGCAATCTCATTCATTTCATCATTCTGAATCCCCCTACTCTCCAAGACAATTCAACCCAGCCGACTATGTGAACGACTTCCTTGGCTATAACCCATTGGGCCCTGAGGACCATTTCTCTCAGGAAATGGAAATGGATGATGACCCTGACCCGGAGATGCAAACAGGAACCCCGGGCCACCCTATCAGCATATCTAGTGGGTCTCCGTTCCAGGGATCTCCTTATCATGGACCCGACTCCTTCCAAGAGAGGATAGCTACCTATGACTGGTTCTTTACTCCATCTTATCATAGCTCTCTGGCTCAACCACCTTTAGATGATCCTCAACTTCAAGctgtctcaccaccaccactcccggTAGAGGAGCCACCGCAGCagccaccacaaccacctccCGAGCCTCCGAGGCGAAGGAGGAACGCTCGCATGTCCGTTAGAGGAGGACCCCGTTTTAGTTCTCCTCGAGGGTTGAGTTCCTATCCCCCTATTCCAGAGGACCCTCAGATGGGTGGGCCCTCAAATGCAGCACCGGAGGCTGATCCTCCGCAAGCTTCTTATGCACCACCTATGCCACCTGTGGGATTTGATAACCCAATTCCAACGTACCCAGGTTCTTCCGGGTACAATCCTTATGGAGACCCGTCGGGATATCCATTGGGCTATGGAACTCATGACCCATATCTTACGGCTGCGCAGTATCATCACCTTTATCCTTCTTCTTACCCTCCTATGCATCCAACTGACTACCCTATTCAGGGTTATCAGTATCCTCCGTATCAGCCACCTCCTTCCCAGCAActacagcagcagcaacaaaaTCAGGAAATCTTGGAGAGGTTGGACAAGGTTGAGCAGAAGACCAAGAAGAACAAGGAGAGGCATATTAGCTTCATGAAAGGCCTGGCCAACCTTATCAAGGGGAAGAAGAAATAG